Proteins from a genomic interval of Oncorhynchus nerka isolate Pitt River linkage group LG13, Oner_Uvic_2.0, whole genome shotgun sequence:
- the LOC135574585 gene encoding uncharacterized protein DDB_G0271670-like: GSSSSSSDSSSDDGSSSSNDDGSSDSSNDDGSSSSSSSSSSISSSDDGSSSSSSSISSSDDGSSSSSSSSISSSDDGSSSSSSSSDDGSSNSSSDDGSSDSSSDDGSSDSSNDDGSSDSSNDDGSSSNSSSSDDGSSDSSSSDDGGSSSDDGSSDSSSSSSSDDGSSDSSNDDGSSDSSSDDGSSSSSDDGSSSSSNDDGSSDSSSDDGSSSSSDDGSS, from the exons ggtagtagtagtagtagtagtgatagtagtagtgatgatggtagtagtagtagtaatgatgatggtagtagtgatagtagtaatgatgatggtagta gtagtagcagtagtagtagtagtagtattagtagtagtgatgatggtagtagtagtagtagtagtagtattagtagtagtgatgatggtagtagtagtagtagtagtagtagtattagtagtagtgatgatggtagtagtagtagtagtagtagtagtgatgatggcagtagtaatagtagtagtgatgatggcagtagtgatagtagtagtgatgatggtagtagtgatagtagtaatgatgatggtagtagtgatagtagtaatgatgatggtagtagtagtaatagtagtagtagtgatgatggtagtagtgatagtagtagtagtgatgatggtggtagtagtagtgatgatggtagtagtgatagtagta gtagtagtagtagtgatgatggtagtagtgatagtagtaatgatgatggtagtagtgatagtagtagtgatgatggtagtagtagtagtagtgatgatggtagtagtagtagtagtaatgatgatggtagtagtgatagtagtagtgatgatggtagtagtagtagtagtgatgatggtagtagt